In Spirosoma aureum, a single genomic region encodes these proteins:
- a CDS encoding MBL fold metallo-hydrolase codes for MLKPAFQKDDALLADIETARNQPDSLHIWWLGQSGFLVQHNGKQLLFDPYLSDSLSEKYAHTDKPHVRISERVIQPGHLGMIDVVTSSHNHTDHLDYNTLFPLFAANWQMQLVIPEANRTFVTDRLGIAPSQPIGLNDGQTVPVGGFVFHGVPAAHNELERDVEGRCKFMGFVVEIGPYRVYHSGDTLWYDGMVDILKPFKVDVAFLPINGNKPERRVAGNLDPDEAARLGRDIEAKLVIPHHYDLFEFNTADPADFVKACEQYGTPYRVMQLGEGIRID; via the coding sequence ATGCTTAAACCCGCTTTTCAAAAAGACGACGCCCTCCTGGCCGACATCGAAACGGCCCGAAACCAACCCGACTCACTGCATATCTGGTGGCTCGGGCAGAGCGGTTTTCTAGTACAGCACAATGGCAAACAGTTACTGTTCGACCCGTACCTGTCAGACTCATTATCGGAGAAATATGCCCATACTGACAAGCCCCATGTACGCATCTCAGAACGGGTTATTCAGCCGGGCCATTTGGGTATGATTGATGTTGTCACCTCCAGTCATAACCATACTGACCATTTAGATTATAACACCTTGTTCCCCTTGTTTGCCGCCAATTGGCAGATGCAGCTGGTTATTCCTGAAGCCAATCGCACCTTTGTCACAGATCGGCTTGGTATCGCACCAAGTCAGCCTATTGGCCTCAACGATGGTCAGACAGTTCCTGTAGGCGGTTTCGTCTTTCATGGTGTTCCGGCGGCACATAATGAATTGGAGCGTGATGTAGAAGGCCGTTGCAAATTTATGGGCTTTGTGGTCGAAATCGGCCCCTATCGTGTTTACCATTCCGGCGATACACTCTGGTACGATGGTATGGTCGATATCCTGAAACCCTTCAAGGTAGACGTGGCTTTTCTGCCCATTAACGGCAACAAACCCGAACGTCGCGTGGCGGGTAACCTTGACCCTGATGAAGCAGCCCGGCTTGGCCGCGACATTGAGGCCAAACTCGTTATTCCTCACCATTATGATCTGTTTGAATTCAACACTGCCGATCCGGCCGATTTTGTGAAAGCCTGTGAACAGTATGGCACGCCCTACCGCGTCATGCAACTGGGCGAAGGCATTCGCATTGACTAG
- a CDS encoding SDR family NAD(P)-dependent oxidoreductase: MKPISKNILITGVSTGIGFGAAKQFVQRGYTVFGSVRHQTDADRLVAELGDNFIPLLFDVTDTDAVAEAAKFLNARLANSGLGGLINNAGIAMGGPLQYQPIDTIRNHFEVNVLGLIQVTQAFLPLLGARANHAVQPGRIQNISSVNGQVAIPFMGAYVGSKHAVEGISHSLRRELALFGIDVVIVGPGAVKTPIWGKGTDISAYNNTVYYPAMQWFLKQVETSEKRGFSIDYLGERIVQIHETSQPRTRYALVPNKLTSWILPRLLPDRIIDWVLGRVSGLRYKP; encoded by the coding sequence ATGAAACCCATCAGCAAAAACATTCTTATTACGGGTGTCTCAACGGGCATTGGGTTCGGCGCAGCCAAACAGTTCGTTCAGCGCGGCTACACAGTTTTTGGGAGTGTTCGTCACCAGACCGATGCCGATCGGCTCGTGGCTGAGTTGGGCGACAATTTCATTCCGCTGCTGTTTGATGTAACCGACACGGATGCTGTTGCCGAAGCAGCAAAATTTCTCAACGCCCGGCTGGCTAACAGCGGGCTTGGTGGTCTCATCAATAATGCGGGTATTGCCATGGGTGGCCCCCTGCAATATCAGCCCATTGACACAATACGAAACCATTTTGAGGTCAATGTGCTGGGATTAATTCAGGTCACGCAGGCGTTTCTGCCCTTGCTCGGAGCGCGGGCCAATCATGCTGTCCAGCCTGGCCGGATTCAGAATATCAGTTCGGTGAATGGACAGGTCGCGATTCCGTTTATGGGTGCTTATGTCGGCTCCAAACACGCCGTAGAAGGCATTTCGCACAGCCTGCGACGGGAACTGGCGCTGTTTGGCATTGATGTCGTTATTGTTGGACCGGGAGCCGTTAAAACACCCATTTGGGGTAAAGGAACGGACATTAGTGCCTACAATAACACCGTGTATTATCCAGCCATGCAATGGTTTCTGAAACAAGTCGAAACCTCCGAAAAGCGTGGATTTTCAATTGATTACCTTGGGGAGCGCATTGTACAGATTCACGAAACATCCCAGCCACGAACCCGTTATGCATTAGTGCCCAACAAGCTAACAAGCTGGATACTACCCCGACTCCTCCCCGATCGAATAATTGACTGGGTGTTGGGACGAGTTAGCGGATTGCGGTATAAACCGTAA
- a CDS encoding PDZ domain-containing protein has translation MKQLAFCALLVSSFAYSQTRLYVAPSGNDTQAGTLTAPVATLEKALDKVRTAPHAEVQIYLRQGVYYLTKTIHIDPERIGSKRVLIRAYGDERVELNGGRKITGRWQKNGEHIWTTTVTGDSFGQLVINGQKQNLARYPNYDSTARIFHGTASDALGEERIQRWKNPEGGYIHALHSHEWGSFHYRIKGKVDGKLITEGGWQNNRPSEMHPKYRFVENIIEELDYPGEWFYDRVTHTLSVIPQQGTDLTTARIEVTGLRSLIELKGTPEAPLRGVQIQGLRLVNTERTFMEPYEPLLRSDWMLYRGAAVYLENTENCQIANCELSDLGGNAILVSRHNRNTSVKGCHIHHIGATAIGFVGDTSAVRSPAFRYEWFVPYEKMDLQPGPKNDRYPAQCNAEDNLIHHIGEIEKQATAIEISMASDITVRHNTIYQTPRAGINIGDGTWGGHLLEFNDVFDTVLETGDHGAFNSWGRDRFWHPNRKTMDSLVAAHPELIKLDAQKTIVIRNNRFRCDHGWDIDLDDGSSNYLIYNNVLLNGGLKFREGFYRTAENNVILNNSFHPHVWFKDNEDVFRKNIVTRPYAPIRINYWGKELDNNLFPDQEALLKAQHNGTDAHSRFGDPHFLNPKQGDYRVAKSSPALALGFQNFPMNGFGVQKPRLRSLARSPKLPLLIQSTVEKEQLEKTWLGIKVRNIRGAGDRSAYGLPDELGILVIEIPKGAAASGLQKGDVIRTVNGTTVATVSQLVATQKQLHYLPTLPIGVIRNQQLINITLDKP, from the coding sequence ATGAAACAATTGGCTTTTTGCGCCCTACTAGTATCCTCATTCGCTTATTCACAAACGCGGCTCTACGTGGCCCCTTCCGGTAACGATACGCAGGCCGGTACGTTGACCGCGCCTGTAGCTACACTGGAAAAAGCACTGGATAAAGTAAGAACAGCCCCCCATGCTGAGGTTCAAATCTATCTTCGACAGGGCGTTTACTATCTTACCAAAACAATTCATATTGATCCAGAGCGAATCGGTTCTAAACGGGTATTAATTCGTGCGTATGGAGACGAGCGTGTCGAACTGAATGGTGGCAGGAAAATTACCGGACGTTGGCAGAAGAATGGAGAGCATATCTGGACGACAACGGTAACGGGAGATTCGTTTGGGCAATTAGTTATAAACGGCCAGAAGCAGAACCTGGCCCGGTATCCGAATTATGATTCGACGGCCCGCATTTTTCATGGAACGGCCTCCGATGCACTTGGTGAGGAACGAATTCAGCGATGGAAAAATCCGGAAGGGGGCTACATTCATGCACTTCATTCGCATGAATGGGGGAGTTTTCACTATCGGATTAAGGGGAAAGTTGATGGAAAACTGATCACTGAAGGCGGTTGGCAAAACAACCGTCCTTCGGAGATGCACCCTAAATATCGGTTTGTGGAAAACATCATTGAGGAGTTGGATTATCCCGGCGAATGGTTCTATGATCGAGTAACGCATACGCTTTCGGTAATCCCCCAACAAGGCACTGACTTAACAACGGCTCGTATTGAAGTAACAGGATTACGATCATTAATTGAATTGAAAGGTACCCCCGAAGCTCCACTTCGGGGGGTACAGATTCAGGGTTTACGACTGGTCAATACGGAGCGTACGTTTATGGAACCCTACGAACCCCTATTACGGAGCGACTGGATGCTTTACAGAGGGGCGGCTGTTTACCTGGAGAACACGGAAAATTGCCAGATAGCTAATTGTGAGTTATCAGATTTGGGTGGTAATGCCATACTGGTTAGCCGTCACAACCGAAACACATCGGTGAAAGGGTGCCATATTCACCACATTGGTGCGACGGCTATTGGTTTTGTTGGTGATACCTCGGCAGTACGTTCGCCCGCCTTCCGATATGAATGGTTTGTGCCTTATGAAAAAATGGATTTACAACCCGGGCCAAAGAATGACCGTTACCCGGCTCAGTGCAATGCGGAGGACAATCTGATTCATCATATTGGGGAGATTGAGAAACAGGCAACGGCTATCGAAATTTCGATGGCTTCCGACATTACCGTACGCCATAACACAATTTATCAGACACCTCGGGCAGGCATCAATATTGGCGATGGTACCTGGGGCGGTCATCTGTTAGAATTCAACGATGTGTTTGACACAGTGTTGGAAACGGGGGATCATGGTGCCTTCAATTCATGGGGACGTGACCGCTTCTGGCATCCGAATCGGAAAACGATGGATAGCCTTGTGGCTGCCCATCCGGAATTAATTAAGTTAGATGCACAAAAGACGATCGTTATTCGGAATAATCGATTTCGTTGCGATCATGGCTGGGACATTGATCTGGATGATGGCAGTAGTAATTACCTCATATATAATAACGTATTGCTGAATGGCGGTTTAAAATTTCGGGAGGGCTTTTATCGGACTGCCGAAAATAATGTCATTCTAAACAACTCGTTCCATCCACACGTCTGGTTTAAAGACAATGAGGATGTCTTTCGAAAAAATATTGTTACACGGCCTTACGCGCCAATAAGAATTAATTATTGGGGCAAAGAGCTTGATAATAATTTATTCCCTGACCAGGAGGCTTTACTGAAGGCTCAGCATAATGGAACCGATGCCCACAGTCGTTTCGGTGATCCCCATTTTCTGAATCCGAAACAGGGTGATTACCGGGTAGCTAAAAGCAGTCCGGCGTTAGCGTTAGGATTTCAGAATTTTCCAATGAATGGGTTTGGTGTGCAGAAGCCCAGGTTACGCAGTTTGGCCCGGTCACCCAAGCTGCCCTTGTTGATTCAATCGACTGTAGAGAAGGAACAATTGGAAAAAACATGGTTGGGTATAAAAGTGCGAAATATACGGGGGGCTGGGGATAGGTCAGCTTATGGGCTACCAGATGAACTGGGTATCCTTGTCATTGAGATCCCCAAGGGCGCAGCGGCTTCTGGACTTCAGAAGGGTGACGTGATCCGAACCGTGAATGGGACAACGGTAGCCACTGTCAGTCAATTAGTAGCTACTCAAAAACAACTACATTATCTACCGACCTTACCAATTGGCGTCATACGGAACCAGCAATTGATCAATATAACCTTAGATAAGCCATAG
- a CDS encoding FG-GAP repeat domain-containing protein: MKTSLLLHLPALLLVVAQLSVAQTPNFKIQVVDNQINIGYGLAIGDVDGDKQPDILLADQKEFVWYQNPGNKTSPWKRYVMAANLTPQDNVCIAARDLDGDGRVEVAVGAGWNPAETGDSTKSGAVFYLVRPQDPTQRWEAIRLHHEVTTHRMRWAKIGKDNYQLIVVPLHGLGNKNGEGRGVRIWGYEFPKDPRSTWKRQLVDSTMHLTHNFEIWEDGATTGLIVAGKEGGNVFEWKKKRWHPVDDESASNALPLLNKGVEGIGEIRRLNGGSAIATIQPMHGNLLQVESGSYSFKKSTTKGSDKEVDVLTDMFSQGHALACGDFLGVGSDQIVAGWRNPNAAGKVGIRLFKPKEEGNVEGYSLDDSVRMACEDLQAADLDGDGDLDIIASGRATLNVLIYWNQLK; this comes from the coding sequence ATGAAAACCTCCCTCCTGCTCCATTTACCGGCTTTATTGCTCGTGGTTGCACAACTAAGCGTAGCTCAAACGCCTAACTTCAAGATCCAGGTTGTCGATAACCAGATCAATATTGGTTATGGGCTGGCCATTGGCGATGTAGATGGCGACAAACAGCCCGATATTTTACTGGCCGATCAGAAGGAGTTTGTCTGGTATCAGAATCCCGGCAACAAAACCAGTCCGTGGAAAAGATACGTCATGGCAGCCAATCTGACTCCGCAGGATAACGTCTGCATTGCCGCCCGCGACCTGGACGGCGACGGGCGCGTGGAGGTGGCTGTTGGCGCAGGCTGGAACCCTGCCGAAACCGGAGATAGTACCAAATCAGGAGCCGTATTTTATCTTGTCCGCCCGCAAGATCCAACACAACGCTGGGAAGCCATTCGCTTACACCATGAAGTAACTACCCACCGGATGCGCTGGGCGAAAATTGGCAAAGACAATTATCAGTTAATCGTTGTGCCTTTACACGGACTGGGCAACAAAAATGGCGAGGGTCGGGGCGTACGAATCTGGGGCTATGAATTTCCGAAAGATCCGCGTAGTACATGGAAGCGTCAGCTGGTAGATTCAACAATGCACTTGACCCATAACTTCGAGATTTGGGAAGATGGAGCAACTACCGGACTGATCGTGGCCGGGAAAGAAGGTGGCAATGTGTTCGAATGGAAGAAAAAGAGGTGGCATCCGGTCGACGACGAATCGGCCAGTAACGCGTTGCCGCTCCTCAACAAAGGAGTCGAAGGCATTGGCGAAATCCGGCGTCTGAACGGTGGAAGTGCGATTGCAACGATTCAGCCGATGCATGGTAATCTGTTGCAGGTAGAAAGCGGCTCCTACTCGTTCAAAAAATCGACGACTAAGGGTTCCGATAAAGAGGTCGACGTTCTAACCGATATGTTCAGCCAGGGACATGCGCTTGCCTGTGGTGATTTTCTGGGTGTTGGCAGTGATCAGATCGTGGCTGGCTGGCGTAACCCAAACGCAGCCGGAAAAGTAGGTATCCGGCTCTTTAAGCCCAAAGAAGAAGGAAATGTGGAAGGCTACTCGCTGGACGATAGTGTCCGAATGGCCTGCGAAGACCTTCAGGCAGCCGACCTCGATGGCGATGGTGATCTCGACATCATTGCTTCGGGCCGCGCCACGTTAAACGTACTGATCTACTGGAACCAGTTGAAATGA